A genomic region of Canis aureus isolate CA01 chromosome 16, VMU_Caureus_v.1.0, whole genome shotgun sequence contains the following coding sequences:
- the LIMD2 gene encoding LIM domain-containing protein 2: protein MFQAAEAAQATPSHEAKGSGGSSTVQRSKSFSLRAQVKESCAACQKTVYPMERLVADKLIFHNSCFCCKHCHTKLSLGSYAALHGEFYCKPHFQQLFKSKGNYDEGFGRKQHKELWAHKEVDPGTKTA from the exons ATGTTCCAGGCTGCAGAAGCCGCCCAGGCCACCCCCTCTCAT GAAGCCAAAGGCAGCGGTGGCAGCAGCACTGTCCAGCGCTCCAAG TCCTTCAGCCTTCGCGCCCAGGTGAAGGAGAGCTGTGCGGCCTGCCAGAAGACCGTGTACCCCATGGAGCGGCTAGTGGCCGACAAGCTCATTTTCCACAACTCTTGCTTCTGTTGCAAGCACTGTCACACCAAGCTGAG CCTGGGCAGCTACGCGGCACTGCACGGGGAATTTTACTGCAAACCCCACTTTCAGCAGCTGTTTAAGAGCAAAGGCAACTACGACGAGGGCTTTGGCCGGAAGCAGCACAAGGAGCTCTGGGCCCACAAGGAGGTGGACCCTGGCACCAAGACGGCCTGA